A stretch of the Mycobacteroides immunogenum genome encodes the following:
- a CDS encoding D-alanyl-D-alanine carboxypeptidase family protein, with amino-acid sequence MSDPMSTLRNRSLAVLSALFLSVMSVGVAHADMAPPPPEGPAQAWLVADLDSGQILAAREPNAVHPPASTIKVLLALVALDELPLDATVVADAADSHAECNCVGIKAGQTYTTHDLLEGALLESGNDAANTLAHMLGGREAAVEKMNAKAASLGATATHTASPSGLDAPGMDMRTSPHDLAVIFRAALANPVFADITRQPTADFPGRVLHNQNELMYRYPGVIGGKTGFTDLARKTYVAAAERDGKRLVVVMMYGLIHEGGPTYWDQAASLFDWGFVNDGSTSVGSL; translated from the coding sequence GTGTCGGACCCGATGTCCACTCTGCGAAACCGTTCCTTGGCGGTGCTCAGCGCCCTGTTCTTGTCGGTGATGTCGGTCGGCGTCGCGCACGCTGACATGGCGCCACCGCCGCCCGAGGGGCCCGCGCAGGCGTGGCTGGTCGCTGATCTGGACTCCGGCCAGATCCTGGCCGCGCGCGAGCCCAACGCCGTGCACCCCCCGGCCAGCACCATCAAGGTCCTGTTGGCCCTGGTGGCTCTCGACGAGCTACCGCTGGATGCCACCGTCGTCGCCGATGCCGCCGACTCCCATGCCGAGTGCAACTGTGTCGGGATCAAGGCCGGTCAGACGTACACCACGCACGATCTGCTCGAAGGTGCGCTGCTGGAATCCGGTAATGACGCGGCGAACACGCTGGCTCATATGCTCGGCGGCCGCGAGGCCGCGGTGGAGAAGATGAACGCGAAAGCCGCGTCGCTCGGCGCCACCGCCACGCACACCGCCTCCCCCTCCGGACTGGACGCACCGGGCATGGACATGCGTACCAGCCCACATGACCTGGCGGTGATCTTCCGTGCGGCGCTGGCCAATCCGGTCTTCGCGGACATCACCCGGCAGCCCACCGCCGACTTCCCTGGCCGTGTGCTGCACAACCAGAACGAGCTGATGTATCGCTACCCGGGAGTGATCGGCGGCAAGACCGGATTCACCGACCTGGCGCGCAAAACCTACGTGGCTGCTGCCGAGCGCGACGGCAAGCGGCTGGTGGTGGTCATGATGTACGGCCTGATCCATGAGGGTGGACCCACCTACTGGGACCAGGCCGCGAGCCTGTTCGACTGGGGCTTCGTCAATGACGGTTCGACCAGCGTCGGTTCGCTTTAG
- a CDS encoding Nal1-like putative serine protease codes for MSPARANNQTTVDNLQALSVTDLLAARDLYHHHLVNKPNVVGTAIGRYLIRKQPGGARTLANSQVEQGFSWPCVMVFISDWAAPKSLTPYDYVPKQLFMPDGRVVPVCKVQVDPAPVSTARRNPAQTRWPTTLLGGGLPIVVDVQNQSHTATAGCLVSDGHTLYALTNRHVCGPAGQEIDMVRGLTRSRIGVSSGQQLTRLPFDEVYPFSMTNTYLTLDIGLVDVDDAGEWTSTAYGIGDIGPMVDTGDMTNGLDLIDQPVVAHGAGSGLVAGKVMALFYRYKSVGGSEYVSDFLIAPDQQGPQTIPGDSGMIWHLTENRPRPAPLAVEWGGQAFLDGTTRCTMNFALATSLSTVCNLLDVEPVVGQQDGAHPFWGQTGHYSIATFTPDAIRSPNLKTLMQANLDAISFSLSELDPKTIAQRLKEARSNPDGIIPLADVPDLVWKNLPSKVTGGRDDHMTGYRSQGPEHPCHYADIDEPGPDGSIVRDLCLQDIANLTVAKWQQFYDERGHTTQDKRGLLPFRVWQFYDAMVGFVKSKQLDQFVCAAGLLAHYIGDASQPLHGSYLADGYPNGTGAGVHSCYESKMIDRHAQELVAAIPAAVTSLGELALVDDGQHAALATVELMNRSAQRLAPTQLIDAFVALGGKPVVATQDGLWAQFGEQTGILMADSARTLAMVWDSAWAAGGGDKIKKSALQAIPQDRLRELYQQPQFVPSLDLDHVESALR; via the coding sequence ATGAGCCCCGCGCGTGCGAACAACCAAACAACGGTGGACAACCTACAAGCCCTGTCGGTCACCGATCTGCTGGCGGCCCGCGACCTCTATCACCATCACCTGGTCAACAAACCCAACGTGGTGGGCACCGCCATCGGCCGTTATCTGATTCGCAAGCAGCCCGGCGGGGCTCGCACACTGGCCAATTCGCAGGTCGAACAGGGGTTTTCGTGGCCCTGCGTGATGGTTTTCATCAGCGACTGGGCCGCCCCCAAGTCACTTACCCCGTACGACTACGTGCCCAAGCAACTGTTCATGCCCGACGGCCGGGTGGTCCCGGTCTGCAAGGTTCAGGTGGATCCGGCGCCCGTGTCCACCGCCCGGCGGAACCCGGCGCAGACGCGCTGGCCCACCACACTGCTGGGCGGCGGGCTCCCGATCGTGGTCGATGTCCAGAATCAGTCGCACACCGCGACCGCCGGTTGTCTCGTATCCGACGGGCACACGCTCTACGCGTTGACCAACCGCCACGTCTGCGGACCGGCCGGACAAGAAATCGATATGGTGCGCGGCCTGACCCGTTCGCGCATCGGGGTTTCCAGCGGGCAGCAGCTCACCAGGCTGCCGTTCGATGAGGTGTATCCCTTCTCGATGACGAACACCTACCTCACGCTGGACATCGGCCTGGTCGATGTCGATGACGCCGGAGAATGGACGTCGACCGCCTACGGCATCGGCGATATCGGCCCCATGGTCGACACCGGCGACATGACCAACGGGCTCGATCTGATCGACCAGCCCGTGGTGGCGCACGGCGCGGGTTCGGGCCTGGTGGCCGGCAAGGTGATGGCACTGTTCTACCGATACAAGTCGGTAGGGGGCTCGGAGTACGTCTCGGACTTTCTCATCGCACCGGATCAGCAAGGCCCGCAAACGATTCCGGGCGATTCCGGCATGATCTGGCACCTCACCGAGAACCGGCCACGGCCCGCTCCCCTTGCCGTGGAATGGGGCGGGCAGGCATTCCTGGATGGAACCACCCGATGCACCATGAACTTCGCGCTCGCCACGAGCCTGAGCACGGTGTGCAATCTGCTTGACGTGGAACCGGTCGTGGGGCAGCAAGATGGTGCCCACCCATTCTGGGGACAGACCGGCCACTACAGCATCGCGACCTTCACCCCCGACGCGATCCGCTCACCGAACCTCAAAACGCTGATGCAGGCCAATCTGGATGCCATCAGTTTCTCGCTGTCCGAGCTGGACCCGAAGACAATCGCGCAGCGCCTCAAGGAGGCGCGCAGCAACCCGGACGGCATCATCCCGCTCGCCGACGTGCCGGACTTGGTCTGGAAGAACCTGCCGAGCAAGGTCACGGGCGGCCGCGACGACCACATGACCGGGTACCGGTCGCAGGGCCCCGAGCATCCCTGCCACTACGCCGATATCGATGAGCCCGGACCGGACGGCTCGATCGTGCGAGACCTGTGCCTGCAGGACATCGCCAACCTCACGGTGGCCAAATGGCAACAGTTCTACGACGAACGCGGTCACACCACCCAGGACAAGCGCGGCCTGCTGCCGTTCCGGGTCTGGCAGTTCTACGACGCTATGGTCGGCTTCGTCAAAAGCAAGCAGCTCGACCAGTTCGTGTGCGCGGCCGGTCTCTTGGCGCACTACATCGGCGACGCCTCACAACCGCTGCACGGCAGCTACCTCGCGGACGGCTATCCCAACGGCACCGGCGCCGGTGTCCACTCCTGCTACGAGTCGAAGATGATCGATCGGCACGCACAAGAGCTGGTGGCGGCGATACCCGCCGCTGTGACCTCCCTCGGCGAACTGGCGCTGGTGGACGATGGCCAACATGCGGCACTGGCGACCGTGGAGCTGATGAACCGATCGGCGCAGCGGCTGGCACCGACGCAGTTGATCGACGCGTTCGTCGCGCTGGGCGGTAAGCCCGTGGTGGCAACCCAAGACGGGCTATGGGCCCAGTTTGGCGAGCAAACCGGGATCCTGATGGCCGACAGCGCCCGCACGCTCGCCATGGTGTGGGACAGTGCGTGGGCAGCCGGCGGCGGCGACAAGATCAAAAAGTCTGCGTTGCAAGCTATTCCACAGGACCGCTTGCGAGAGCTGTATCAGCAGCCGCAGTTCGTGCCATCGCTGGACCTCGATCATGTGGAATCGGCGCTGCGCTAG